The genomic segment TGTATTCCGCTCCTTAACGCCCCCTGATAGCCCTTATCCATAAAATCTGATACTATAACCGCTATGTTGAAATATGCTTTTATGCAGAACGCCTTTATTGTGTCGTTCTTTATCGGCATTCTCTGCCCGTTAATCGGTATTTTCCTTGTTTTACGGCGGTACTCACTTATCGGAGACACCCTTGCACACGCATCGCTGACGGGGATTACGCTTGGACTGGTTACCGGTGTCAATCCCATCATCGGAGCCTTTACCTTTACCTCTGCGGCAGGTGCACTCATCGAAGCGCTGCGAAACTATTTTAAAGAATACAGCGATCTCATCCTTTCCATCGTCCTTTCGCTCAGTGTCGGTATTGCCATAACTTTGATGAGTTCGGGGTTGATACGCACCAATGCCGAAGCCTATTTGTTCGGAAGTATCTTAACGGTTTCAACCTCCGATGTTATCACCGTGATTGTATTGAGCTTTTTTGCCGTTGCCGTATTGGCTGTGCTGTATCATAAGCTGCTGTATATAACGCTCGATGAAGACATCGCGTATGTCATCGGCATCCGTGTAAAGACAATCAATTATATTTTTTCGATTTTAGTAGCGGCAACAATTGCCGTTTCCATCAAGATAGTGGGCATTCTCGTAC from the Treponema medium genome contains:
- a CDS encoding metal ABC transporter permease, whose protein sequence is MLKYAFMQNAFIVSFFIGILCPLIGIFLVLRRYSLIGDTLAHASLTGITLGLVTGVNPIIGAFTFTSAAGALIEALRNYFKEYSDLILSIVLSLSVGIAITLMSSGLIRTNAEAYLFGSILTVSTSDVITVIVLSFFAVAVLAVLYHKLLYITLDEDIAYVIGIRVKTINYIFSILVAATIAVSIKIVGILVLSSMIALPVAAALQLHVGFKRTVFFSICFGIADIMLGLVCSYYLNVAPGGFTALISVFMLLLVLIRKKLRSPF